Proteins found in one bacterium genomic segment:
- a CDS encoding OmpA family protein, with translation MRARALLIVLMIFSVAFVYSGCKKKEPIPEPMPETSAPPTTGEAPPLVERPTEGEPQTADIFEECTRQLQPVFFDFNRSEIREDQIAALQNNARVLKSPTCGTVTVLIEGHCDERGTDEYNLALGERRADSAKDYLVTLGIPDNRLSTLSYGESRPFAQGQGEDAWSQNRRAHFVAVRK, from the coding sequence TTGAGAGCACGAGCTTTACTGATTGTTCTGATGATTTTTTCCGTAGCGTTTGTTTACTCAGGTTGCAAGAAGAAAGAGCCCATACCCGAACCGATGCCGGAGACTTCGGCGCCACCAACCACAGGTGAGGCGCCGCCTCTTGTAGAGAGGCCTACAGAAGGGGAACCTCAAACAGCGGATATTTTTGAAGAATGCACCAGGCAACTGCAACCGGTTTTCTTTGATTTCAACAGATCTGAGATCCGCGAAGACCAGATAGCGGCGTTGCAAAACAATGCTCGAGTGCTGAAATCACCAACGTGCGGCACAGTTACAGTGTTGATTGAAGGACATTGTGATGAACGCGGCACGGATGAATACAATCTGGCTCTCGGAGAACGAAGAGCCGACTCCGCAAAGGATTATTTGGTTACACTGGGTATTCCTGACAACCGGCTCAGTACTCTCAGTTATGGAGAAAGCCGTCCGTTTGCGCAGGGGCAAGGCGAAGATGCCTGGTCGCAAAACCGGAGAGCGCATTTTGTCGCTGTTAGAAAGTAA
- the ybgF gene encoding tol-pal system protein YbgF yields the protein MKRILVLFLFVAFGVTAYAGTKEDMAQIQRNLLEIQQQFWDLEKKLKDNSASVEATVKSVQGSTEELRQVQATLNAKLEKILNELQALHEKVEDTNRRVRDLSVPAAGGMPPGATNPVEEPRQNPNPAPPQPTAAGIGEQQVYQNAMGEYTKGRFEQALRGFQDLLDQFPNSKLSDDAQFMIGESYYGMKEYVDAVSEYDKVIKSYPDSDRVSGARLKKAFSLFSLGKKGQGVIELQQIVQRYPSTKEAEIARQRLEELGLE from the coding sequence ATGAAACGTATTTTGGTTCTGTTTTTATTTGTCGCCTTTGGTGTGACTGCTTACGCAGGCACCAAAGAAGACATGGCGCAGATTCAGAGAAACCTGCTGGAGATTCAACAGCAGTTCTGGGATCTGGAAAAGAAGTTAAAAGACAACAGCGCTTCTGTGGAAGCAACAGTGAAAAGTGTTCAGGGTTCCACGGAAGAATTGCGTCAGGTACAGGCAACTCTTAACGCAAAACTGGAAAAGATTCTGAATGAGCTCCAGGCGCTTCATGAAAAGGTAGAGGATACGAATCGCCGTGTTCGCGATTTATCGGTTCCTGCCGCTGGCGGGATGCCGCCCGGTGCTACTAATCCGGTAGAAGAGCCCCGCCAGAATCCCAATCCAGCGCCACCTCAGCCAACAGCGGCTGGTATTGGTGAGCAGCAGGTCTATCAAAATGCGATGGGAGAGTACACAAAGGGAAGATTTGAGCAGGCGTTACGCGGGTTTCAGGATTTGCTGGATCAATTTCCGAATTCCAAGCTATCCGATGATGCTCAATTCATGATCGGCGAATCCTACTATGGAATGAAAGAATACGTAGATGCCGTTTCAGAATATGATAAGGTCATCAAAAGCTATCCGGACTCGGACAGGGTTTCAGGAGCACGATTGAAGAAGGCATTTTCACTTTTTTCGCTGGGCAAGAAAGGCCAGGGCGTTATTGAGCTCCAGCAAATTGTCCAGCGCTATCCATCTACCAAAGAAGCCGAGATAGCACGACAAAGGCTTGAGGAGCTTGGCCTGGAATGA